Part of the Sporomusa termitida genome, AAAATCAACCGCCTTTTCCCCAATCTCCCGGGACATGAGCCCCCGGGCCCGGCCAAAATCACCGGTGCCCGCAAAGCAGTAGCCACAGCGCAGATTGCAGTCATGGGCCACATGCAGGCATAAGGATTTAACCAGCGGCTGTTCACTAAAAGTCAGCGGTACCGTCAGTTCCGGGGAAAATAGCTGCCCGGCCTGTACCAGCTCCGCCAGCTCGGCTACCGCTTCCCTCACCGCCGCCGGCGCATAGGCAGGCTGGAGGGCGGCAACAGCCTGCTCAGCGTTCGCACCGTCATAAATATCCAGTATATCATACGCCAGCTTATCGACAAGATGGACGGCGCCGCTATTAATATCAAGTACAATATAGAGACCGTTTAGATAGAACTTATGAACCTGCATTGATCTTCCTCTTTCTACCGGCGACGTCTTAAAAATGCCGCTCCAAAAATACAGCCCCTTGGCCTGTCGGGGCAAGGGGCTGGGCTGTGCCTACTTCTGGCAGACCTGATTGCCGACAGTGCAGGAAGTCTTGCAGGCCGACTGGCAGGAAGCCTGGCATTCCCCGCAGCCGCCTGTATGTACAGTTTGGGCCAGCGATGCTTTATTGATAGTCACAATATGCTTTTTCATAGTTAATTCCCTCCTTGCCTACTCAATATGTGGGTAAATAAGTAAAACTCTACTATACTATTTTAGCCTTTTTACCGGCAGGAAGCAATAGCCAAACGCACGCGCCCGCCGGGACCGCTGTCAAGGGGACGGTTCTTTTGACAGATGTCAGAAGAACCGTCCCTCTGACATTCGCATCCCTTTGGCACTCCCGTCGGCTACTGCCGGGTGACCGGGGCCAGAATAATTTTGACCGGCAGGTTCGAGGCACCGGGCGGTGAGAAGGTCAGCCACAGCGACTGACCGCCGCTGAAATCACCGAGATGGTCCATGTCGGTTGACGTCTTACTGCCAAAAAACAGCCTGTCCGCCGGGGTGCCGACGACGGCCTCCTCCCGGTGGCGGTATTTAAGCTTGAGGCCGCCGGCATATTCCCCGCCCCGGGGGTTTAGATAAACGGCATAGTTTTGTTCAAAGGCGGTTGGCAAAAATACCCTGTACAAAACACCATAATTACCGTAATTCAGGGCTGGCGAGCCGTCGGTCGCATCAATGCCGG contains:
- the scfA gene encoding six-cysteine ranthipeptide SCIFF, with the protein product MKKHIVTINKASLAQTVHTGGCGECQASCQSACKTSCTVGNQVCQK